Proteins encoded together in one Cicer arietinum cultivar CDC Frontier isolate Library 1 chromosome 4, Cicar.CDCFrontier_v2.0, whole genome shotgun sequence window:
- the LOC101497510 gene encoding GDP-mannose 3,5-epimerase 2-like, whose protein sequence is MGSTGKTDYGEYTYENLEREPYWPSEKLKISITGAGGFIASHLARRLKTEGHYIIASDWKKNEHMTEDMFCDEFHLVDLRVMDNCLTVTKGVDHVFNLAADMGGMGFIQSNHSVIMYNNTMISFNMIEAARINGIKRFFYASSACIYPEFKQLETTNVSLKESDAWPAEPQDAYGLEKLATEEICKHYNKDFGIECRIGRFHNIYGPFGTWKGGREKAPAAFCRKTLTSTDKFEMWGDGLQTRSFTFIDECVEGVLRLTKSDFREPVNIGSDEMVSMNEMAEIVLSFDNKNTPIHHIPGPEGVRGRNSDNTLIKEKLGWAPTMKLKDGLRITYFWIKEQLEKEKAQGIDTSVYGSSKVVQTQAPVQLGSLRAADGKEGSG, encoded by the exons ATGGGAAGTACTGGAAAAACTGACTATGGAGAATACACCTATGAGAACCTTGAGAGAGAGCCTTACTGGCCATCCGAAAAGCTTAAAATTTCAATCACTGGAGCTGGGGGTTTTATTGCTTCGCACTTAGCGCGGCGCCTCAAGACCGAGGGACATTACATTATTGCTTCTGACTGGAAGAAAAATGAGCACATGACTGAGGACATGTTCTGTGATGAATTCCATCTTGTTGATCTTAGGGTCATGGATAACTGCTTAACAGTTACTAAAGGGGTTGACCATGTTTTCAATCTCGCCGCTGATATGGGAGGAATGGGTTTTATTCAGTCCAATCATTCTGTCATTATGTACAACAATACAATGATTAGCTTCAACATGATCGAGGCTGCGAGGATTAATGGCATTAAGAG gttCTTTTATGCCTCCAGTGCTTGTATTTACCCTGAATTTAAACAGTTAGAAACTACTAATGTGAGTTTGAAGGAGTCTGATGCATGGCCTGCTGAG CCACAAGATGCATACGGGCTAGAGAAGCTTGCAACAGAGGAGATATGCAAACACTATAATAAAGATTTTGGAATTGAGTGCCGCATTGGGAGGTTCCATAACATATATGGTCCTTTTGGAACATGGAAAG GTGGAAGGGAGAAGGCTCCTGCTGCTTTTTGTCGGAAAACACTTACATCTACCGACAAATTTGAGATGTGGGGAGATGGTTTACAAACACGGTCATTCACTTTCATCGATGAGTGTGTTGAAGGTGTACTTAG ACTGACCAAATCGGACTTCCGTGAGCCGGTAAATATTGGAAGTGATGAAATGGTCAGCATGAATGAGATGGCTGAGATTGTCCTTAGTTTTGATAACAAGAACACTCCTATACATCACATTCCAGGCCCAGAGGGTGTTCGTGGTCGTAACTCTGACAACACACTAATCAAAGAGAAACTTGGCTGGGCTCCAACAATGAAGTTGAAG GATGGGCTGAGGATTACATACTTCTGGATTAAGGAACAGCTTGAGAAGGAGAAGGCTCAAGGTATTGATACATCGGTATATGGATCATCAAAAGTGGTGCAAACCCAAGCTCCAGTGCAGTTAGGCTCGCTTCGGGCAGCAGACGGTAAAGAGGGAAGTGGTTAA